In Zingiber officinale cultivar Zhangliang chromosome 9B, Zo_v1.1, whole genome shotgun sequence, the genomic window TCTGTAAATGTATTCTTCTTCCATGATGGCACGAGCAGTGTGCTTGCTCCTCATCGCCCTCCGTCTTTCCCTTCTTGCAGCAGCCAGCTACAACGTAGTGGACTACGGCGCGGTGGCCGACGGCCGCACCGACTCAGCCAAGGCCTTCCTGGCCGCCTGGTCGGCAGCCTGCGCCGCCAACAAGCCGGCGAGCATGTACGTTCCGGCCGGCCGGTTCATGGTCGGCCAAGCCACCTTCCAAGGTCCCTGCAACAACAGCGCCATCAGGGTCTTCATCGCCGGCACCCTCGTCGCTCCCTCCGGATACACCGCCGCCGCCAACTGGTTGCGGTTCAAGTACGTCAACGGCCTGTCCGTCCTCGGCGGCATCATCGACGGCCGCGGCCAGACCTTTTGGGCGTGCAAGGAGGCCGGCCGGAGCTGCCCACAAGGCGCCACTGTAGCTAATCAACTACTTCGAGTGCATTCTGTTTTTTTTCCAATTAAAGTTTGAAATTAAAGCGTGAATTGGGTGCGTGCAGTCGCTGGCGATAGCGCTGTCGACGAACGTGGTCATCAGAGGATTGGCTTCCCACAACAGCGAGGTCTTCCACCTCTCAATCTTCGCCAGCAGCGGCGTGAAAATACAGGGCGCCAAGATCATCGCGCCGGGGGACAGCCCCAACACCGACGGCATCCACATCCAGAAATCGACAGATGTCAGCGTCGTCAGCACGGTGATAAAGACCGGCGACGATTGCATTTCCATGGGCGAAGGAACCAGCAACGTCTGGATCGAGAAGATTCATTGCGGCCCGGGACACGGCATCAGGTCATTGATTCGGCTCTCAATGATCAAATGCATGGTTTGATTTGTTTTTATATATAATGGTGGTTGAATCGTAAACGGTGCAGCATTGGGAGCCTGGGGGCGACGCCGTCGGAGACCAGAGTGCAGAACATCACGGTGACGGCGGTGACCTTTTCGGGGACGCAGAATGGGTTGAGGATCAAGACTTGGGGGAAGCCGAACGGCGGCTTCGTGGAGGGCGTCACCTTCTCCCACGCCGTCATGCAGAACGTGGGGTACCCGATCGTGGTCGACCAAAACTACTGCCCCGGCAACGTCGACTGCCCCGGCCAGGTCCGTATAGATCTTCAAATCTCATCTCCAGTGCTTGATAGCTATCCAGGGATCAAATACAATTTTTGGTTTGACATTACAGAGCTCCGGAATCAGGATCAGCAAGGTCTCGTACATGGACATCCAGGGGTCGTCGGCGACGCCGGTGGCGGTGAAGTTCGACTGCAGTCCGACGAACCCATGCAGGGGACTGGATTTGCGTGATATAAAGCTGACTTATTTGGGAAACAAGCAGGCGGAGGCCTACTGCAAGAATGCGCAGGGAAGCGCCGCCGGCACGATGAATCCTCCCAGTTGCATTTGATGAACCCTCGTGAATAATGTAATAATTAAGTGATTATTTTGGAGCCTCGGCTTCATTTGTAGAAATGTAAGAAAGTGATTCTAAAATATGTTGGAATTGTTTCGACCAAAAGAAAGAAACTAGTAACTTCGGGGGAAAACACAATACGTTGGTGCATTTTTTATAATTGACAAAATGACAAGAGTACAAGATAAAACAAGATGGGGCAACAAGATGAATTCTACTTCCACAGCTCAAGAATCCCATTGGTTTCTAGTTCTTTACTGATCAGACAACTAAAACAGAGAAGACCTGCATGCCAATACTAAACACCACTATCATATAGCACCTGCATAACCTGATCGTTAACTTATTTCTTCCCAGCTCTTCCTTCTACTCAGCTTGCAGGACCTACAAGAACCCCCTGTGCGGAGCCTTCTTTCTGGCTAGCATCCTCCTTGGTCTCACTATCCGCCTTTCTTATCTTAATCTTATACTTCAACTCGAACTCTGcaatctcctttttcttcttctctaatGCCTCGTTGAGGCGAGCGATGACCTCTTCGAGACCTTCCTTGTTACGCTGAACAGCAGGGAGGACTTCATTGATCGTTCTCTCGACCAGCACGCCACCAACCATTCGGTAGCAGCGTCTTGATGGATCCAGTGGTTGAATTGCCCCAATTACAAGAGAGTGTTCACTTACTTCCATCTCTAGCTCAGTGATCTTTGAGTAAATTTGGTTAACTTCTGTGCGCATGTTGGCATATGTGTTTAAAATTAGTTGTTCATTCATCTGCAGCTCCCGACTGTCACTGCCAGCTCTGCTCGCCATGCCTCCTGTGTAATGCATTGCAGGCGATATGAGAGACAAATACATAAAGCTGGGCATGCGAATATTCACAAGAAACTAAGATGAGAGAAGAAAGAGTACACATGCAGAAATAAACGAAGGATTTGTTGGAAAGTGAGGGAAATCATCTCAGCTTTGGTCGTAAGCTAAGGGAAAGCCTTGCAGGACTCTCACCTATTTCTTTTTGTTTACATGCTAAGCTATGGTTCATCAACTCGTTTATGCATGCAGAACGATGGCTGCATCGAGCAAACCTTAAGCCCTGAAATAAGTAATTATGACCAATGGACTTAGACTGATTGCAGTCAATGCGGGGATTTGTTTGACATTTATACCAGAAGCATATTGAAATTAATTCCCATATTCTTCTAATAATTTAAAATACTCAAGAATATAATGAGAATAAATAAAGGAAGGATAACTAGGTGAAAATGTAACACAATATAGGAAATGAGATGAGAAGTAGAATGACTGCAAGTACCATTTGGAGAGTAAGAGGAAAATTAAAATAAGAGGTCGAAGCAGGAATAGAGAGTGGCGTTAGTCAAGCAATGGAGTCGTATGGTTGTTCTATTCCAGGTCCATAATAGTGGAGATTCTGTTGCTGATAGTCTTGCAGGAGAATGTAATGATATGGATAAAGCAATAAGTGGAAGCATTGTTGTTGATAGTCTTGCAGGAGAACGTAATGGACAAATGTGCAGGAACTAGAAGTTTCAAACTTACAAGTAGATAAGGATTTCAAACGGAATGGAATTGACTCAAATCAATAAAGGTAGGTTAACATCAGTAGAAATAGATATATGTTATAACTATAGAGAGTAGCAACTATACTCATCATGCAACTAAGAGTGGTCAAAAGAAAGACATGTTTAAGTTCTCTAGTTGATAGTTTCTCTCTACTGGTAGATGAGAGATAAAACAAGTACACCAAAATACTAAATTGAATCAAAACTTACATAGAAATAACTCAAAATGTATAACCAACTTCTCCTAGCATATTTTACTAGTAAGAGTATCTCTAATAATGTTTTATTAGCATAAATTCTGGTGAAACCATCACAGTTAGAGGAAAGAACGGTTCTTGCTCATCCTAGTAAGATCAACACAATACACAACAATTATGTTATTAAAGAATTAAACcccaattaagtgatctaatgtgTAATACATGAAGGGGGGATTTAGCTTATTGAATGTGGATTCCAGTGTGTTGATTTGTTAATTCAGTTCATTAACATTAATGAGTTGTTAATGATGAATGGAGTTTAAGGTGGATGGTCTTTGCAAGATGGACTTGGTATATAAGGAAGAAGTTTCCTTTGAGTTGGGCATcttgaatcaaaaggatttttggTTGCTTCTTCGTTGGACTCTTATCCGTTGAAACCAAGCGAAGATTGCTGCCCAAAGACTTCCACTACATTGCAGGAATCAACTACGGTGATAAGTAAGATCGATGACTTTTGAGATAGATTAAGGTTAGCCCATTGTTAGCCATTGTTTCGGTTTCAATTTTAGCCTTAAAAGTTAACAATAGCtagatcatgttattgatgcaTTATATAGTTAAATTTCGATGTATCGCTATTACTttctattggtatcagagcttaaaaTTAGCTTATCGTTGGAAAATGTGCATTGTTCTGTAATCCATTGTGGAAACTTGGATTGATGCATATTTGTTGAATGTAGTTTGTATAGGTTAGGATTTAACCTATGGATTGAGTTTTTCACATTATCCGTGAGAACGCGATTGACGCAGcgattttaggatttttttagtTGAAAAATTGCATTCAGAAAACCAAGTTTTCAACTTCCAATCAATTGGTGAGAAATAGGCACAAATTTAGGCACTCCTAAATCGACTGACCAGATAGATTGATGTGTACCAATCGATTGCCATAAACACCAATCAATTGTGATGCCCAAAATTGCACATAGAACAATCCGGATTCAATTGGGTAGATCGATTAttcaccaatcaattggtaaaCCTAGGATTAAGCGCAAAAGGTTTCCAAATTGATTGGGTCGATCGATTGGTTAACACCAATAGTTTGTTGAGCCTGGTTAGAAAAAGAAGGTCACAGAATCAATTGTGTCAATCGATTGGTTTACACCAATTGATTATTATTCGCTGGGTTGTCCATAGAAGATTTCCGAATCGATCGGTGGGATTGATTAGTGAACATCAATCGATTGTTGTGAGGCGCCAATTGATTGGTGTAGATGAACTCACGAGCAGAAGCCTTTCAACAGTTGAACAATCGATTGCCATTACCATGTCTTGGAATTGACACATGAGGTGTGTCAATCGATTGCAGCTTGAAGGCAAATAGGCAATCAATTGATAAgagtatcaatcgattggtagcgGATACCAATCAATTGATAACTGATTAACTACGTTTTCAGCAGTTGTCCAATATCTTTCTTCGCACTTCTACTTAGTCAAGCCAATACTATTAGATGTATATTCATGCTAAAGATGGTTGGATCaaagaaaaatcattttttatGTTGGATATATATTTAAGGAAGCTCACAAATCTAGTTTAGCTTCTAAGACATGCGCATAGTGTGTTGGCCCAAAGTAAGACGCACTATGTGGCCGATTAGGAATATTGTAAGTGGTAGTTGGAAACATAAACTAAGGAGACGTATACATAAAGTTAATCATGCGCACGATATCGGTCCAAAGAAAAGCGTAACGTGTAGCGGATGAAGTTATAAGCTGTTTAGAGGGTACCACTAGCAAATTACATATTTTGTTTGTTGCATTTTGTTAATGTAATGTTACTGCAAAACTATAAAGATACATGTTTTGTTTAGTAAATTGAGTTATGTTCTTTGCTTTTATATATGTAATCCTCTTAATGTCTGCTAATTTAAACATCCTCATGCATGCTGGTACAAACTATGGACAATGGAAAGAGTATATTATAGTTTTATTAGGCTGTATAAATTTAGACT contains:
- the LOC122023950 gene encoding polygalacturonase-like, yielding MYSSSMMARAVCLLLIALRLSLLAAASYNVVDYGAVADGRTDSAKAFLAAWSAACAANKPASMYVPAGRFMVGQATFQGPCNNSAIRVFIAGTLVAPSGYTAAANWLRFKYVNGLSVLGGIIDGRGQTFWACKEAGRSCPQGATSLAIALSTNVVIRGLASHNSEVFHLSIFASSGVKIQGAKIIAPGDSPNTDGIHIQKSTDVSVVSTVIKTGDDCISMGEGTSNVWIEKIHCGPGHGISIGSLGATPSETRVQNITVTAVTFSGTQNGLRIKTWGKPNGGFVEGVTFSHAVMQNVGYPIVVDQNYCPGNVDCPGQSSGIRISKVSYMDIQGSSATPVAVKFDCSPTNPCRGLDLRDIKLTYLGNKQAEAYCKNAQGSAAGTMNPPSCI
- the LOC122023953 gene encoding probable prefoldin subunit 2; the protein is MASRAGSDSRELQMNEQLILNTYANMRTEVNQIYSKITELEMEVSEHSLVIGAIQPLDPSRRCYRMVGGVLVERTINEVLPAVQRNKEGLEEVIARLNEALEKKKKEIAEFELKYKIKIRKADSETKEDASQKEGSAQGVLVGPAS